The Scomber scombrus chromosome 19, fScoSco1.1, whole genome shotgun sequence DNA window aagcactttaagctacatcccttgtatgaaaggtgctctatgAATAAAGTTAATCCTTATCATTATttaatactattattataaatgtcCTAAAGCGGTGAAAAATGTCCACCACAGTTTCCTAAATGTCTTCTTCTTAATTTGATTGACTGATCGATTAATCAAAATAGTTTATTCTTATACTTGGCGACTATTCATTATTTGTTGCAGTTCTACATTCTtgcatatgtaaatatatttgtcAGTTTGTGTTGTCAATATTTGTTCTAGCAAGTTTAAATATTATTCTTTTCCTGCTTAAAACCGAAGCAGTTTGCCCTCAGGCGTCATTTAAATTTCACTATGCTGAGCTGCACTGTGAGACTGTCAGTGTTGAGCTTCTATTCTACCCAACATAGCTAAAAAAGCATTTAACTACTACTTTTTCAAAGGGATGTGCTGTCATATCAATGAAAATCACCAACATGTATCCTGAATTATTTAATCCAGCTTAAATTTTGAAATCATTTATACCTCTCATCATGTAGTTCTTTCTTGTATCTTCGGGGTCAGTTAATATTCAGAGTCTATTTGTCTGCCTACTCTGGTGTAATGGAAGTGTAAGACGTACGGTTTCGTCCATGGTGAAGCGGTGGTAGATGCCGGCCGGCAGGGTGATCAGGTCTCCTTTAGTCATAGCGATTCTGATCCATCTTTCCTCCTTGTCCCTGACGTCGAAGTAGGCCCGGCCGTCCAGGATGTACCGGATCTCATCGTCCAAGTGCAGGTGTTCCTCGTAGAACATCTTAAGCTGAGAAGACAAACATGAGAAGAATAAGACTTCATACTCCGTACATATGGTAACTGTCTAGTCAGTCCTTCCAGGAAACTTTCAATTTGGCTAAATGGCCTCAACTCCTCTGCATGAAATGTCCAAATCAACAGATTTCAATGATTTGAAGcagttttggtttggttttaactTACGTCAACACAGCAATGCAACAAAAATGATGCCACAGACCGAGCAAAGCAATTCCCTAATGTTCCcaaatgatgtttttaattcagttaGTTACAGCAAAGATGAATATAATCTAcctcaaacataaacataagCACTTTAGAAATTAAACAATGCTTTTATGTTAATGGATCCATTTTTATGGCAttattgactgattttatttggtGCTAAGGTTGAGGTGTATTTTTAGTAAATAAACCTATAAATAGAACTCAagtataatattttcttttgtatatatatattactttgAGTGCATAGTTCCAAATGTTCagaaagtgcatttaaaaatcagcaCTGAAATACAGTTATTACTTTAATATGCAGCATGTTTTGTATCAAAAGGAAgcaattacattatttatggttagggctgggtattgtttaaaaacttacaataccagtaccaatccaagtacctttTAAAGTGAAaccgataccaactgagtacttcatttgatacccatcatgtgaatagaagcattaaattgcataaaatgccaccactcctccacatttaaatgatttgagttttacacaaattcaccacgacttccccaccacagatgggttgtagctgctgtggcagcgAGCCAATCACATGTCAAATTAAATCGAAGAATGCTTGcgctgattggctgtgagcaagtccatacaaatagtcatattttctaactctgggtgcaaaaaggatcgattgcaagTATCGTTTGACTAGAgatgttttgatactacttggtatcgatttatatCAGTCAATACCTTAAACCGTATCCAGTACTCACACCAAGCCCTATTTGAGGtatctttttttcattgtattattttcctttacatgcattttttttctaaatcctGTAATTTTACCACAAAAAGAGCAAATCAAACTGTTAAAATCTAATATATTTCTGCAGCTTTCACAACAAAATTGTGAGATCCTGGATGGACTGAATCATTGTCTTCACCGCTGAATGCAAACCTCTGCCATAGACAATAGatattacagttacatttcaaCAATGAAGTAATGAAATGCACATGTACaacaagtgtaaaaatgaccTTTTCTTCATAGTTGGGCAGTGTGTCTTTTCGGATAGTGATGATGTCCGTGTAGGAGTAGCCCTGCTCCTCTCTGATCTTCTGCAGCTCTGGGTCTGTTTCATAGATGTCAGCATTCAACTGCAACAACAAGACATCAGCTGTGAACTGTTACTGAAATCTTATGTCATTTCATGAATAGTTACACATCAAACAGTTGTCCCTTGATGGTGCCTCCTAATGAGATTAGAGGCACAAACTGAGGCTTAACCAGCAGTagcctttttttattatgtgtgtgtttatttccacATGTTCTCAAACttaaacactgttttttattcctaatatttccctctaatattttaactatgagctgaatttttcattttgatataTAAATGCTTACACTAGTTAAGCTTTTACATAGAAACTTGTAGGCAGCATCTAACGTGGTTGGAACTTACTTTCCAGTGCAAAACACCAATCTTCTTTAAGTCCTCCAGAGAAACAGGCTGGTTCGGGTTCAGTCTGTGAGGCTTCCTCTGGTCCTCATCTGAGCTGTCAATGTACCAGGCTTCAATCTCCGCCATGCTGAAGCTGT harbors:
- the adi1 gene encoding acireductone dioxygenase, which produces MAEIEAWYIDSSDEDQRKPHRLNPNQPVSLEDLKKIGVLHWKLNADIYETDPELQKIREEQGYSYTDIITIRKDTLPNYEEKLKMFYEEHLHLDDEIRYILDGRAYFDVRDKEERWIRIAMTKGDLITLPAGIYHRFTMDETNYTKAMRLFVGEPVWKAYNRPADEFDIRKKYTASLQGS